The genomic stretch GCACCAGGTacagcagcacaacaacaacacaacacggACCCACAACGTTCTACAGTCACAGCTAGTCCAGAATGTCTCAActgtctggttgttttgtggctttttgtggttgttttgtgtgtttttgtgattgttttgtgtctttttctggttgttttgtgcctttttatgGTTGCTTTTGcgcttttgtggttgttttgtggttgttttgtgcctttttgtggttgtttcgtgtgtttttgtggttgttttgtgtctttttctggttgttttgtgccttttagtggttgttttgtggctttttgtgactgttttgtgtgcttttggtcattttgtgtagaGTCATGTTATTTCCTCCTCTCtgattggttgtttttgtgtccatCTGTTGATGCCACATGTTAAGACGTCGCTGCAGATAAACCTTCAGGCCCGAACGTCTCTGCTGGCAGCTGACGGTGTGTTTGATAAGGTAAAACCTCACAAACAATAGAGCTGAACAAGTCTAACATTGTAAAACGGttgttttgggtattttttttgcttgttttatgtcttaatccggttgttttatgtctttttgggtgtttttatgttttgttctgCTTGTATTGTGTCTTGTGtcacttttggtcattttgtgtttgtgtgattacTGTGTGTcgctttgtggttcttttgtatctttctgtggttcttcagtgtctttttgtggttattttatgtctttctgtggttattttgtatctttttgtggttcttgTGTGTccctgtggttattttgtgccttcctgtggttattttgtggctcttttgtgtctttttgttgttattttgtggctttctatgtttattttgtgtcttttagtggttattttatgtctttctgtggttcttttgtgtctttttgtggttatgtctttctgtggttattttgtgcgtttttgtggctcatttgtgtctttttgttattttgtgtctttctgcagttactttgtgtctttttgtgtttcttttatgtctttctgtggttttgtgtctctgcggttcttttgtgtctttttgtggttcttttgtgtattcctgtggttattttgtgtctttctgtgattatttcgtGTCTTTCtggggttattttgtgtctcttttggttgtttgtcttttgaaCTGCAGATAAGAACAGTAATGCGTTTTTTCTCCTTACTGTATCTCCTGTTGGTCCTTCAGGCGATGGGCTCTGGTCTGAAGACGTTACACGTCCTGCTGTCCCGGGCCTCGGCCAAGACCACCTATCGGTCCCTGTGCATCCCTGATGACCTGAAGGACCGTGGCTTGGACAACCTGCCGCAGAGCTACTACGCTCAGGACGCACTGCACAGGTAAACAAACGCACCTGATCACTCCatgtaaaaaaacactttttcacCTGAGACATcaagatctgtgtgtgtgtgtgtgtgtgtgtgtgtgtgtgtgtgtgtgtgtgtgtgtgtgtcagttttgtAGTCAGTTGGGTAAATGTTTATTACAGCAGAGACGATGACGTTCAGTTGGACTCGGAGCTTCAACACTGGATCACAGATATCAACACACACAGCTTCACGCACAACTCAggttctgtttgtttgcttgttcatTGTAAAAAGCTGATCGTAAAATGTACAGTAACTAGCTGGCAGCAATTGGCAACTTGCTGTAGTTTGTTTTACAGTAAGCTTACTGTAAACTTAATCACAGTACCGATGTTTACAGTAATAATTATCTTGCTGTAAATGCAATCACAGTAATAGGGTACTGTATTTATTGTCACAGCAATGATGTGAAGAATGAGATTACTGTAACAAGcattattgtacttttttaatactgtaaataaattagttgtgaaaaattatatatactgtaaaataaacagtcCCTTATCACAAAAATTTAtcaccatatatatatatatatatatatatatatatatatatatatatatatatatatatatatatatatatatacatttttcattttgtagaaAACACTTAATACACTGGAccaaatgtcttttattttaatcagaCCTGAAGAATCTAAGTTTCTTTTCAcgacaatttaaaaatataagttATTCAAAGGTTATATTGACTATTTACTGTCAATTTACTCCATACAaacataaatgtatatatttatatggcTATCAAGAGACGTCTCATTTACACGATGTGGCAGTTCAGCTTTTAGGCTTGTTTTAGGCTTGTTTCCGTAGAGCTGGTCGCTCTTTTCTATCGTGAGATCTGGCAAGGCTGATTAAAAGTCTCACCTGGTATTACTTGTTCTGTCTACATGTGGACTGAGGgactcatttttttgttggacCATCTTGCCAGTCCTTCTGCTCGCTTGATCTTTGGAGGCACACTTCCTCTGCTCTGAATTTATCCTGACAAAAATcttcaaacacaacacacatcaTACATTACACCAGTTAAGGAGAAAAATATGGCTAAAATGATCCACATAGTACTATTTACTGGTCCATGCGTGTGTAATACCCCCCAACAGATCTGGTCCACTAAGTCTTTCCAGAATGTTCTGTTTGAAAAATAGAATAACTTACATTTTGTAACTGGGTCAAAGTTTTACCTGTCAGTGTGTTGTTTGTCTGGCCCGCTTTGGTCGTCAGTTTTCCCTCAGCAGTTAACAGCAGAAAAACGAGTGATGAAATTTACCAAACAGACGTAGCTAACAGACATAGAGAATGGAAGTAGCTAACAGATGTAGCTAACAGACAGCTAACGGACATAGCTAACAGACGTAGGTAACAGACAGCTAACGGACATAGCTAACAGACGTAGCTAACACAGAAACGCACACATAGCTAACGGACTTAGCTAACACACAGACGCGCGCGCGCTCTAACGTACGCGGTTTAAATTTAACGATTATCCGGTAACGTTACTCCTTGGTTAACTTCTTAACattatcaaaaaatgtaaaaaccgaACTCTATCAGAATTTCATCAGCAAATAGTTTACTAAACTCCAGGACACTGACTAGCTAAGGAGAGCGgatctcttttctctctcagtcAGTTACCGTTGGACACACCTGGCCGTTACCGGACCAAACTACTTCAATTTAacgtaaaattacaaaataatgaaGTGAGTTACCTCCTGGAGTCACTTACAAAAAAGTAGAATCTTGACTAGTGAGGTCCAGGAAACAACTTTGGAATAAAACAGGCGACCAGAAACCTTTAAAGTTTAGGAGGATATTAAGATGGCGGCTCCTCCGTTTTAATATGTTTGTTGGGAACGATGCAAAATGTCCTGTGAAAATTCCCGCTTAAAATTAGTCATGTGATTCACAGTAAAGAAGTATGTGCTGTAAATTTATCCTCTCAGTGAATTTTACCCATGATGCATTGCAGATCTACAGCAACTTACTGTAGACAGGTTCTACAGTGgatgtttggtcattttacagtaatattACCGTAAAAACTAcaggaaaaactgcagaaacttGTTACAGTGTTGATTAACTGCCCCACTGTAGTTTGTGTTCATGTCAATGTGTGCACAGAGACactaaaaaatctgcaaattttcaCATTACTGAGACGTGAGGACATTTACACAAATTtataaatgcaaacacaaatgtACATAAATGAGCAAATCTGCACAAATGATTAACATTTACAAAGCTAAAGATAAAGCTTTAAATGTGTACACAAAGCTGTATatgtttaaacaaacaaatggtGCATGCAAATCTATACAAAAGTGAATGTATacaaatactaaaaataaattAGTCTAATAAGTCTCGGTAAATGTGTACACAAATGAGTGTAAACCCGTACATAAACTattaaaatgtacacaaatctacagacaaaaaatatctACACAAAAATATGTGTTCGCAGGTCAGTCATATGTCTGCAAATCTACacaaatactgtatatacacaaatatgaaaatgtttacaaagaTCTGTTCAGATATTGACATTTATAAAACtggaaatgtaaacacaaaattgtaaatgattatatacaaatgtacaaatgtgtaaatatctacaccaaaaatgtaaatatgcaaccaaatctgtaaatgtgtgtaaatatttacatgaatgtGTAAATGTGAACACGTCTGTGCAGGTTTCCCTCAGTCCTTCAACACCAAAGCTGAAGTGTCCAAGTTTGTCACGATGATCATTTTTTCGTGTTCAGCTCTGCACTCTGCTGTTAACTTCTCTCAGGTGAGTCAAACACAGGCACActacagaacaacaacaatagaaataaaaataacaacaacagcaataataacaataactagaaaagtactcagaacccccttttcgaccggggtggagcccgttcggagttggagccggcgcccgacttggcgccggttttttgtgtttcgaccaccggagctgcggctccgggctccaaaaactggggccgtttcgggcaccaactcgttgctgggccagacttggccagagttgagagccgagcacgtcacgggcagagggcggggtgacatctaaaaacatctaaaaagataaacatagatatgatcatcaactta from Amphiprion ocellaris isolate individual 3 ecotype Okinawa chromosome 14, ASM2253959v1, whole genome shotgun sequence encodes the following:
- the LOC111575944 gene encoding hydroperoxide isomerase ALOXE3-like yields the protein CILLWSSAPLCLLHMNQQSQLVPIAIQLQQNPGPQNPVFLPSDPGSDWLLAKIWVRASDFQCHQLVSHYLRTHVIGELCCVATLRQLPDLHPLHQLLMPHVKTSLQINLQARTSLLAADGVFDKAMGSGLKTLHVLLSRASAKTTYRSLCIPDDLKDRGLDNLPQSYYAQDALHSFVVSWVNVYYSRDDDVQLDSELQHWITDINTHSFTHNSGFPQSFNTKAEVSKFVTMIIFSCSALHSAVNFSQLDFALWMPNCPVAMLRPPPQVKGGVTEDDILSFLPDVNSTCRVAGDN